The DNA sequence gcctgttgtgatacagcccgggatcaaaccagagtctgtagtgacacatctaaaacagagatgcagtgccttagacctctgcgccactcaggagtaaATCATAGTAATGGCTTGAACAGAATAAATGGATTGGTATTGAACACATCAAATAAATGGTTTCcacgtgtttgataccattcactccattccagccattattatgagccatcctcccctcagcagcctcctgtgcacCCTGTGCATGCTCAAGtgtgggtccttctgtagctcagttggtagagcatggcgcttgtaacgccagggtagtgggttcgatccccgggaccacccatacgtagaatgtatgcacacatgactgtaagtcgctttggataaaagcgtctgctaaatggcatatatatatatataaattagatGGAAAAGAACTTGGGCTCCATAGATGACATGTTGAGAAGAGGACTATATTAATAGACAtatgttgcagagagagagaggatgtgattAGAGGTGCTGCAGTGCAGTCTGTTTggactctgagagagagagagagagagagagagagcgagagagagagaaaggatatgGTAAGATGTGCTGCAGTGCAGTCTGTCTGGAGCTGGAGCCAGAGCCTGCAGTGCAGTCTGTCCTGCTGACCATGGCCAGGCCAGAACGGTGTTACATAAGCCTGTGTCTGTTTACTCTGGAGCTCTGCTGACAGATCTGCAGCCAGCCACTCAGTGACAGGGGAGCTGTACGGTGCAGAACAGTGTGTCAGGCTCTCCTGCAGCGTTTGGGAAAGCACCTGTTGACAGACTGACATCAACACTACTAACCTTCACTGGCTCCTGCAACTGCTATAAATCCAGATTTCTATAATCTACTCAGTTGCATGCTGCACCTAATGACTATGGTAACATACTTTGGTGTTACTTTTTAAGTTGTGATATGCATGGTATGCCTCCTACAACAACTGAACTCAAGTTATTTTGGCATGTTTCCTATTGTATCTAGCTACTAGTCTAGACCTCCAAGTAAGTGTTGGCTGTTTTAGACAGTGGTTGCAGCATACGGAGCCAAAACCCTTTGTCGTCATCACTCCGTTTATCATAGTTGCTATGGCACTGGCTTCTGCTATTACCTGAATCGCCAGATATGAGGCTCCACTTCCCTacatatttatttggacagtgaagctaaaactttTAATTTGGTTCTATACTCcaccattttggatttgagatcaaatgttttatatgaGGCGATGGAACAAAATGTCACCTTTTTATTTAGGGtatttttcatatatatatacagtatgttttaccgtttagaaatgaaagAACTTTGTATGTAGTCCCCCCATTTTGAAGGtatcataagtatttggacaaattcacttagtgtattaaagtagtctaGAGTACAACTCtactctgtaactttctcactcatcaatattcacgattcattcatgattatccgtaatcatggtagcttCCAAATTAATGTACAAATGCTCAGAAACATTCtatattatttacaataaaagtgactccaaaaatacattatttacaattCATTTCTACACAACTGTCCGGAACACCTGGTACTCTCATGCAtgattcagtgttgcttgcctcaaagcgcaCATAggagtaatttagctcgtcttgtaggcttgtgtcactgggcaactCACGGctctgcttccctttgtagtccgtaatagatTGCAACCCCTGCCACAACCGACGAGCGTCGGAGAAGGtgtagtatttgtatttattatggatccccattagctactcttcctggggtccagcaaaattaaggcagtttataccattttaaaacattacaatacattcaacgatttcacaatacactgtgtgccctcaggcccctactccaccactaccacagtaATAAATCCATGTGtttgtatgttatcgtgtgtgtgtgtgtgtgtgtgtgtgtgtgtgtgtgtgtgtgtgtgtctttgccaatgtttgtgttgcttcacagtccctgctgttccatatggtgttttttaaatctaattttactgcttgcgctATTACTTGATGTGTGattagtgatgaagtcaatctctcttccactttcagccaggagagattgacatgcatttTATTAaaattagctctctgtgtaccatccttttttgtggcacctgaccacacgactgtaaggtgcgacaaaactagggcctgtaggacgtGCTTTGTTGATggtgttaagaaggcagagcattgctttattatagacagacttctccccatcttatctactcctgcatcaatatgttttgaccatgacagtttacaatgtagggttactccaagcagtttagtcatctcaacttgctcaatttccacatgatttattacaatatttagttgaggtttagagtTTAGTGAGTGCTTTGTTCCAAAAACAATGCTTTAAGTTtaagaaatatttagggctaacttattccttgccacccactctgaaactaactgcagctctttgttgagtgttgcagtcatttcagtcgctgtagtagctgacgtgttgagtcatccgcatacatagaaactctggctttactcaaagtcagtggcatgtcgttaataaaaataaaaacaagtggcctaaacagctaccctggggaatatctgattctaactggattatatttgataggcttccattaaagaacaccctttgtgttctgttagacaagtaactctttatccacattatagcagggggtgtaaagccataacacatgtgTTTTTACAGCAGCATACTATGCTCACTAATGTCAAAatctgcactgaagtctaacaagacagcccccacaatcattatatcatcaatttctctcagccaatcatcagtaatttgttgtaaatgctgtgcttgttgagtgtccttccctataagcatgctgaaatgctgttgtcaatttgtttactctAAAATAGCATTATCTGGTCAATCACAATTTTTTTCCAGAAGTTCACTAAGGGTTGGTAAcgggctgattggtcggctatttgaaccagaaaagggggctttactattttTGAGTAGCTTCCCTCCAAGCCTGAGGGCAcactctctagtaggcttaaatgaAAGACGTAgaaaataggagtggcaatatcgtctgaTATTATCCCACAGTAATTTTCCATCTAGATTGTtagaccctggtggcttgtcattgttgatagacaacaatatttttttcacctcttccacactgactttacggaattcaaaagtacaattcttgtctttcataatttggtccgttatacttggatgtgtagtgtcagcgtttgttgctggaaTGTCATCCCTAAATGTGCATATCTTGCCAATGGGATTCAATCTGTCCTGTATTTACGCTTTGCCTGTTGATGGTTCTTCGGATGGCATAGCGGGATTCTTATaagggttagagtcccgctccttgaaagtggcagcttaGTCCaaatgttacctgtaatccatggcttctggtttggggtatgtacgtacggtcacggTGGGAACGATGTCATCGATGTACTTGTTGATGAAGCCATTGActgatgtactcctcaatgccatcggaagaatcccgggacatattccagtctgtgatacaGTAGCAAAagagtcctgtagcttagcatctgcgtcatctgaccacttccgtattgagcaagtCATTGGTACTTGCTGCTTTAGTTtttacttgtaagcaggaatcaggaggatagagttatggtcagatttgccaaatggagggcgagggagagctttgtacgcgtctctgtgtgtggagtaaaggtggtctagagtttttttcccctctggttgcacatgtaacatgcttAAACAGATTTaggtttccctgcattaaagtcccaggccaaaaggagcgccgcctctggatgagcattttcttgtttgcttaatgccttatacagcttgttgagtgcagtcttaatgccagcatcggtttgtggtgataaatagacagctacgaaaaacaTCAATGAAAACTCTCtttgtaaatagtgtggtctacagcttatcatgtgatactctacctcaggcgagcaaaaccgcaagacttccttaatattagatttcaTGCACAAggtgttattgacaaatagacacagaccgctGGGGTAGTCTGTGCAAACTAATCTTTCAGGAAgaagctgttctatcttgccgatgtatggaaaacccagccagctgaatgttatccatgttgtcgttcagccacgactcggtgaaacataagatattagagtttttaatgtcccattggtaggatagccTTTATCGGAGCTCATTCAGTTTATTATCCAGTGATTGcatgttggctaataggactaATGGTAGAGGCATGTTACCCACTCACCGTTGGATTCTCCAGACCTACGACCgctatatctccatctcttcttcatgCTAAttacagggatttgggccttgtccggTGTCTGAAGTAAATTCTTCACGTCCAACTTGTTTAAGAAAAAAAATCTTCAtccagtacgaggtgagtaatcactgaCCTGATATCGAGATGCTATTTTCTGTTGTACTAGACAGTGCCAGAAAAATTtggtacaaaataagttacaaataatgcaaaataacacacacaatagcacaattggttaggagcctgtaaaacggcagccatctcctccggctcCATTATTAtcttcccagcacaaggtgcacttgtgtaatgattatgctgtttaatcagcttcttgaaatgccacacctgtcaggtggatggattatcttggcaagggagaaattctcactaacagggatgtaaacacatttgtgcacaaaatctgaatgaaataagctttttgtgcatatggaacatttctgggatcttttatttcagctcatgaaacatgggaccagcactttacaggttgcgttaatatttttgttcagtgtacttatgacaccttcaaatgAGGGGACTAGATgcataaagtgctttcatttctaaacggtaaaaccgatatgtatgaaaataccttCAAATAAAAATGTGCGattctgtactgtcgcctcatTCGAAacatgtatagagtatagagccaaattaaaGAATTGAGCTTCACTGTGCAAATAAATAGTCAGTTTAATATTTACCAAACTTCAAGGTTTTGTAGATATCTCTATTACATCATAACCTTTGCTGATCTTTATGTATGATAATGACTCTTATCGTGCTGCTATCAATTGGCATATTTTACATGTTTGGACAAATTGTTTACTTGCATCACACAATTTACAAGCTGTAAATGATTATGAATAAATGCAATGTTATGGATAGAAGAAGAAAGACATCCTTGTTTAGTTTTTCTGTGCGCGTGCCCGCGCTCACCTTCTCTTGTTTGCCATGGTCCCTCCAGTTTTTGAATAGCCCTGGGAATGGCTCCAACTTGCTTTGTTAACACAGGGCCCTCGACACACACAGCCAGTGACCCTGAGAGCAGGAGCGGTCTGGAAACACCACTGAGAGGGGCCCTGCAGGGGGAGGATCTCAGAGGGGAGGTAGACATGCGAGTGAAAAAGCCGTGCGAATGAGAAGAGGGAGATACCAAATATATATGTTTACCCTTTTTTCTCTTAATTGGTGTATCTCTGATAAGAGCAAATAGTTGACGCAAACAAGTTAAAAACATCACTTCTTTCTGTTTCAACTGTGTTTTCAATTTGATTTGCTGTTGAGATTTTGTTCTGCCTCTTTGAGCTTTAGCGTCTTCAAGGAACTTCAGAGATAGGAAGATCCCACTGGGCAAACACTGGTTGAAGATTTCCTAGGTGACCTCCAGAATTTATTTGTGTTGATTATGGGACCACCCAGTCTATTCCTCTCTTATTTAATCATACTCAAAACCTCATGCTGTAAGTGGAACGTGTCCCCGCTGGCCTGGATAAATGATGTAACTCCAAATCTAAAACACTAATGACATTCGAAGGAGACCCCTTGTGAGTTTCACAATCAAACAAGTGTGTTGTGCTTCACTGTCTCCCTCATTGGCTAGGAACACCAGCTGTGTCTAGGTCTAAAAGCATGGCATACACAGATGTCAGAGGGCATCGTTTTAATGGAAAGGCCTGCCTAGAGCAGAGTGACCAATGCCAGCCTCTTTCTCCCTGGTCTGAGTTTGGACCTCTGCTTGGGTGTAATAAGTAATATTGGGCCACTGACAGGCTGAAAGTGGATAGCATTCAGAGAGTTTGACATTTTACATGTCAGAAAAGCTCCTTGAAGTCCATGCCCAGAATGATTCCTTTCTTCCATGTGCTTACATCTCCATCTGCTGGACATTTTTGTATATCACTAAAAGTAGTACATTTAATCCGTTTTAATAGCAACACTGAAGTCTAAATGACATGACATACGTGTCATATTTTCCTATAAAATAATGAAAGACATGATTTAATGATATTTACTGAAATTGGATAGCGGGCTAATATACTCTGCCCTAAACTATGAGTGGTTAACTTTTTTTGTAAACTCTATTTGATAAATAATTGCAATACTATAACCTTGGTCTAATTTACAAACTGCAATTGTATGTATTTATTGCGCATGCGCAACCTTTCACGGCAAAGTGAACCAAGATGGCGGCTGTTGTTGAAAATGTTGTAAAACTGTAAGTAGCTATGTTCTTTCCCCCTAGCTTGTTAAAGTATGCACATGTGTTTTACGTTTAAATGTAAAGGTCGGTGGTAACAGAAACATGTAAATGGTATCGTAAATTGTCTGAGATGTTCTGTAAAAGAACCGAATAACTCAGTTTTCAAACTGTCAGTACTCGTAGCTAAACTGACCTGCTATGTCAAGTGTTTTTGTATAATGGACACTTTGAAATTAACCAAGTGTCATCATTATATAACCAAACGGTGGGCACTAGTGAGCAAATGTACACGAATAACTGCATATCCGCAACTCTATCCATAATCCTAATTCCACGCGAGTTTGAAAACACCCACGGTGAGAGAGATTGGATGGTGACATGTTAGTTTACAATCATTAGCATGTTAGCTGGCTACTTGGTTATTAAGTTCAGTTAGCTGCAAAATTAGTTCAAATCCTGGTGTTCAATCAGTATTATGAATATATCTGCTGACACTGTCTGCATTCGTGGTCCTGGGATGCTTTCATGTGGAAATGGAATGCATGTTTTTTTTGCTTTCCAACAGAAAATCCATGTCACCACAATGCATTAGTCACTATGACGAACGTCCTTGAGGCATTGTTAAAACTAGCTTTTGCCAAAAGATTAGAGTAATATGAATCAGATGTTCTTCAATACAAATTCTACCAATAAAAAAGAAAATGACCATGGCATGCAATGCAACAAATGTTTCAAACTCGTGAACCGCTGTGTGTTCATCACGGAAACCATTTACAGTTTACGAAGCAAACAGAGCAGGGAAGGAGGGACCTACCAGAAGTTGTCCAATAGAAATCTCGTTTTCTTTGTAAAATGTTTTCTTTAGGCTTAAACCGTTTCGCAACAGAACCTgtgtaattttttatttaacctttatataactaggcaagtcagttaacaaattcttatttacaatgatggcctagtgggttaactgccttgttcaccgGCAGAACAACattttgtatcttgtcagctctgggatttgggCCAGcagcctttcagttactggcccaatgctctaaccactaggctacctacttcCCCAAATAATACAAGTAATACACCCCTGTTGTCTCTCATAGACCTCTTTCCATACCCACTTTCCCGAAAGCTTCTGTATCCCTTTGCCTAAAATAGATTTGATTGTCTTAGTGCTACGAAGCTTTGAAGACAGATTTATGTAAGTAAAAAATAGATTTCACTCAAGCTGATTCGTGTTGAAAAGCTGAGCCAGCAGAGGCTGCTGCTCCCAACCAGGCAGACCGCTGTTGCCAAGCCAACAAAAGAGCAACTGCTGACATTCTCAACAGTGACTGAGTTCAGGGACACAATGATGTAGTCTGCTTGCCTGCCTCCCCGAGGTGCCAGCTTAAACAGGACCAAAAGGTTTTTAGCTGTGGCTGTGATAGATAAAGACTTTGAAGTTTGAACAATTTTAAGCCTCTTTTACAACACGCTAGAGCAGTAGAATTTAGACATGATTTGTTTTTAGAGGTGGTAGGACACATACCATACCAACCTCTTTATGGTAGAGATACATTACAGGTACTGTCAGTTGTTGAACTGATGCATGAAGGTTTATTTATTTAGATCCTTTTGCAGaagcagcagttactcttcctggggtccacagtAATGTATCATTCTTATAACAGTATACACAGGCAGTGTGTTTCCTGGTGCTAACTTGTCCCTGGCCGTTCCTCTCGTGTGTGGGTGAAGGCTGGGAGAGCAGTGCTACAGAGACGCCATGGAGCAGTGCCATAACTACAACGCCCGGCTATGTGCCGAGAGGAGTGTCCGAATGCCCTTCCTGGACTCTCAGACTGGAGTGGCGCAGAGCAACTGTTACATTTGGATGGAGAAGAGACACAGGGGACCAGGTAAATACATTACACATCTACACAAATTGAAGTCACATACAGTATTTCAACTACTGAGTTCACAGCCTGGAGTAGTAGGCTATATGAGTTTTTCCAGTACACATTTATGTTATAGCCCTGGACACACCTCATTCAACCTGTCAGGGGCTTGATGATTACTAGAATCAAGTATGCTTGTCTAGGCCACAACGGAAACTtctactgttgggggtactggaggaccggagtTGTTAAACACTTGGCAGTACCATTCATCTTCTTCTCATGATCTGGAGACGAAAACAAAAGAGATCACTGTAGTTCAAGCACTTGGTAGAAATTGTGTTCACCTATGTTTCCAACcacaccagtgtgtcggaggaaacaccatacagctctagccacaaggagtcgcttgagcacaatgggacaagaacatcccagccagccaaaccctcccttaacccagacgacgctgggccaattgtgtgagTCGGCTCAtaggtctcccggtcgcggccggctgcgacacagcccgggatcgaactcggatctgtagtgacgcctcaagcgtGCCTTAGGCCGCTGCGCCACTCCGGAGGCCATAAAGTGAAAGTTAATGTCTGTTTTATAGGTCATCATAAATGTCTAGGTACGTTAGTGTGcatcttctgtcctctctcaggAGTGGCCCCAGGACAGCTGTACACCTACCCATCCCGCAGGTGGAGGAAGAAACAACGAGCCCTCCCCCCAGAGGATCCCCGGCTGGTCTTCCCCCCTCTAAAGTCAGGTACGTCCTAATCATGGGATACTGGTCAGCTTAATAACACTATAACTGTGTTGACATGTTTGTGTGCCCCTCTGTGCCAGAGTTCTCTGTTGGTTCTTCACTCCTTTGTAAAGGTTGTTTGTGGTTCTCCCTGTCTGTAGAACTGGACTTGGGTTTTAAGAAGGATGCCCTGTCATCATCTGATGGCAGCAGTCTGGAAGCCCTGCTGAAGGGGGAACCCCTGGATAAACGGGGTCCTCCGGAGCTCCATGGGCCAGAAGAGGAGTCCAGTCTGGCAGACTACACTTGTGGGGAAGTTACTCCTGCAGCACGCGTCAGAAAGGTACCGTAGCATGCTCTGGTTGGAGGGATCGTGTGATACATAGCATGGTTTACAGTTTATTACTCCTCCAATGACATTAGATACTACAGCAACATGCATTCTTCTGTCTATACAGAGAGTCCTGGAGCCAGATGACTTCCTGGATGACTTGGAGGATGAGGACTATGAGGAGGACACTCCCAAAAGAAGAGGCAAAGGAAAGGGAAAGGTGAGTGAAGCTATTCTAAAGCAATAATTATTGTTGATGTTACATTTTGCATTACATTTAGcatagtcatttagcagacgctcttatccagagccacttacagttaGAGACTCACTTTACTCAATGTTACAGGCATGTGATTTGAAATGGTGACTGTGTCCTCTGGCACCATGTCTGTACCTATGATATTGAATATGATGGTGTGTTTGTCCTTAGGGTCGTGGAGTGAGCAGTGCCAAGAAGAAGCTGGATGCTGCGGCGGCTGCACTGGAGGACAAGGACAAGCCTTACTCCTGTGACAGTGAGTCCCAGCAGGGCTTTGGAGGAGAACAGTGGGAGTGCAGATGGCTTTGGAGGAGAACAGTGGGAGTGCAGATGGCTTTGGAGGAGAACAGTGGGAGTGCAGATGGCTTTGGAGGAGAACAGTGGGAGTGCAGATGGCTTTGGAGGAGAACAGTGGGAGTGCCGATGGCTTTGGAGGAGAACAGTGGGAGTGCCGATGGCTTTGGAGGAGAACAGTGGGAGTGCAGATGGCTTTGGAGGAGAACAGTGGGAGTGCAGATGGCTTTGGAGGAGAACAGTGGGAGTGCAGGTGGCTTTGGAGGAGAACAGTGGGAGTGCAGATGGCTTTGGAGGAGAACAGTGGGAGTGCAGATGGCTTTGGAGGAGAACAGTGGGAGTGCAGATGGCTTTGGAGGAGAACAGTGGGAGTGCAGATGGCTTTGGAGGAGAACAGTGGGAGTGCAGATGGCTTTGGAGGAGAACAGTGGGAGTGCAGATGGCTTTGGAGGAGAACAGTGGGAGTGCAGATGGCTTTGGAGGAGAACAGTGGGAGTGCAGATGGCTTTGGAGGAGAACAGTGGGAGTGCAGATGGCTTTGGAGGAGAACAGTGGGAGTGCAGATGGCTTTGGAGGAGAACAGTGGGAGTGCAGATGGCTTTGGAGGAGAACAGTGGGAGTGCAGATGGCTTTGGAGGAGAACAGT is a window from the Oncorhynchus keta strain PuntledgeMale-10-30-2019 chromosome 6, Oket_V2, whole genome shotgun sequence genome containing:
- the LOC118385082 gene encoding uncharacterized protein LOC118385082 isoform X7, giving the protein MAAVVENVVKLLGEQCYRDAMEQCHNYNARLCAERSVRMPFLDSQTGVAQSNCYIWMEKRHRGPGVAPGQLYTYPSRRWRKKQRALPPEDPRLVFPPLKSELDLGFKKDALSSSDGSSLEALLKGEPLDKRGPPELHGPEEESSLADYTCGEVTPAARVRKRVLEPDDFLDDLEDEDYEEDTPKRRGKGKGKGRGVSSAKKKLDAAAAALEDKDKPYSCDSESQQGFGGEQWECRWLWRRTVGVQMALEENSGSADGFGGEQWECRWLWRRTVGVPMALEENSGSADGFGGEQWECRWLWRRTVGVQMALEENSGSADGFGGEQWECRWLWRRTVGVQMALEENSGSADGFGGEQWECRWLWRRTVGVQMALEENSGSADGFGGEQWECRWLWRRTVGVQMALEENSGSADGFGGEQWECRWLWRRTVGVQMALEENSGSADGFGGEQWECRWLWRRTVGVQMALEENSGSADGFGGEQWECRWLWRRTVGVQVALEENSGSAGGFGGEQWECRWLWRRTVGVQMALEENSGSAGCFGGEQWECRWLWRRTVGVPMALEENSGSADGFGGEQWECRLLWRRTVGVQVALEENSGSADGFGGEQWECRWLWRRTVGVQMALEEGLLSLLPRNSLVGKRTVGCFSLLKLSSLAD
- the LOC118385082 gene encoding uncharacterized protein LOC118385082 isoform X32, with amino-acid sequence MAAVVENVVKLLGEQCYRDAMEQCHNYNARLCAERSVRMPFLDSQTGVAQSNCYIWMEKRHRGPGVAPGQLYTYPSRRWRKKQRALPPEDPRLVFPPLKSELDLGFKKDALSSSDGSSLEALLKGEPLDKRGPPELHGPEEESSLADYTCGEVTPAARVRKRVLEPDDFLDDLEDEDYEEDTPKRRGKGKGKGRGVSSAKKKLDAAAAALEDKDKPYSCDSESQQGFGGEQWECRWLWRRTVGVQMALEENSGSADGFGGEQWECRWLWRRTVGVPMALEENSGSADGFGGEQWECRWLWRRTVGVQMALEENSGSADGFGGEQWECRWLWRRTVGVQMALEENSGSADGFGGEQWECRWLWRRTVGVQMALEENSGSADGFGGEQWECRWLWRRTVGVQMALEENSGSADGFGGEQWECRWLWRRTVGVQMALEENSGSADGFGGEQWECRWLWRRTVGVQMALEENSGSADGFGGEQWECRLLWRRTVGVPMALEENSGSAGGFGGEQWECRWLWRRTVGVPVALEENSGSADGFGGEQWECRWLWRRTVGVQMALEEGLLSLLPRNSLVGKRTVGCFSLLKLSSLAD
- the LOC118385082 gene encoding uncharacterized protein LOC118385082 isoform X8, whose product is MAAVVENVVKLLGEQCYRDAMEQCHNYNARLCAERSVRMPFLDSQTGVAQSNCYIWMEKRHRGPGVAPGQLYTYPSRRWRKKQRALPPEDPRLVFPPLKSELDLGFKKDALSSSDGSSLEALLKGEPLDKRGPPELHGPEEESSLADYTCGEVTPAARVRKRVLEPDDFLDDLEDEDYEEDTPKRRGKGKGKGRGVSSAKKKLDAAAAALEDKDKPYSCDSESQQGFGGEQWECRWLWRRTVGVQMALEENSGSADGFGGEQWECRWLWRRTVGVPMALEENSGSADGFGGEQWECRWLWRRTVGVQMALEENSGSADGFGGEQWECRWLWRRTVGVQMALEENSGSADGFGGEQWECRWLWRRTVGVQMALEENSGSADGFGGEQWECRWLWRRTVGVQMALEENSGSADGFGGEQWECRWLWRRTVGVQMALEENSGSADGFGGEQWECRWLWRRTVGVQMALEENSGSAGCFGGEQWECRWLWRRTVGVPVALEENSGSADGFGGEQWECRWLWRRTVGVQVALEENSGSAGGFGGEQWECRWLWRRTVGVQMALEENSGSAGCFGGEQWECRWLWRRTVGVPMALEENSGSADGFGGEQWECRWLWRRTVGVQMALEEGLLSLLPRNSLVGKRTVGCFSLLKLSSLAD
- the LOC118385082 gene encoding uncharacterized protein LOC118385082 isoform X25; translated protein: MAAVVENVVKLLGEQCYRDAMEQCHNYNARLCAERSVRMPFLDSQTGVAQSNCYIWMEKRHRGPGVAPGQLYTYPSRRWRKKQRALPPEDPRLVFPPLKSELDLGFKKDALSSSDGSSLEALLKGEPLDKRGPPELHGPEEESSLADYTCGEVTPAARVRKRVLEPDDFLDDLEDEDYEEDTPKRRGKGKGKGRGVSSAKKKLDAAAAALEDKDKPYSCDSESQQGFGGEQWECRWLWRRTVGVQMALEENSGSADGFGGEQWECRWLWRRTVGVPMALEENSGSADGFGGEQWECRWLWRRTVGVQMALEENSGSADGFGGEQWECRWLWRRTVGVQMALEENSGSADGFGGEQWECRWLWRRTVGVQMALEENSGSADGFGGEQWECRWLWRRTVGVQMALEENSGSADGFGGEQWECRWLWRRTVGVQMALEENSGSADGFGGEQWECRWLWRRTVGVQVALEENSGSADGFGGEQWECRWLWRRTVGVQMALEENSGSAGGFGGEQWECRWLWRRTVGVPVALEENSGSAGGFGGEQWECRWLWRRTVGVQMALEENSGSADGFGGEQWECRWLWRRAYSLYSLGTLLLGSGQSVVFHS
- the LOC118385082 gene encoding uncharacterized protein LOC118385082 isoform X5, with amino-acid sequence MAAVVENVVKLLGEQCYRDAMEQCHNYNARLCAERSVRMPFLDSQTGVAQSNCYIWMEKRHRGPGVAPGQLYTYPSRRWRKKQRALPPEDPRLVFPPLKSELDLGFKKDALSSSDGSSLEALLKGEPLDKRGPPELHGPEEESSLADYTCGEVTPAARVRKRVLEPDDFLDDLEDEDYEEDTPKRRGKGKGKGRGVSSAKKKLDAAAAALEDKDKPYSCDSESQQGFGGEQWECRWLWRRTVGVQMALEENSGSADGFGGEQWECRWLWRRTVGVPMALEENSGSADGFGGEQWECRWLWRRTVGVQMALEENSGSADGFGGEQWECRWLWRRTVGVQMALEENSGSADGFGGEQWECRWLWRRTVGVQMALEENSGSADGFGGEQWECRWLWRRTVGVQMALEENSGSADGFGGEQWECRWLWRRTVGVQMALEENSGSADGFGGEQWECRWLWRRTVGVQMALEENSGSAGCFGGEQWECRWLWRRTVGVPVALEENSGSADGFGGEQWECRWLWRRTVGVQMALEENSGSAGCFGGEQWECRWLWRRTVGVPMALEENSGSADGFGGEQWECRLLWRRTVGVQVALEENSGSADGFGGEQWECRWLWRRTVGVQMALEEGLLSLLPRNSLVGKRTVGCFSLLKLSSLAD
- the LOC118385082 gene encoding uncharacterized protein LOC118385082 isoform X26 → MAAVVENVVKLLGEQCYRDAMEQCHNYNARLCAERSVRMPFLDSQTGVAQSNCYIWMEKRHRGPGVAPGQLYTYPSRRWRKKQRALPPEDPRLVFPPLKSELDLGFKKDALSSSDGSSLEALLKGEPLDKRGPPELHGPEEESSLADYTCGEVTPAARVRKRVLEPDDFLDDLEDEDYEEDTPKRRGKGKGKGRGVSSAKKKLDAAAAALEDKDKPYSCDSESQQGFGGEQWECRWLWRRTVGVQMALEENSGSADGFGGEQWECRWLWRRTVGVPMALEENSGSADGFGGEQWECRWLWRRTVGVQMALEENSGSADGFGGEQWECRWLWRRTVGVQMALEENSGSADGFGGEQWECRWLWRRTVGVQMALEENSGSADGFGGEQWECRWLWRRTVGVQMALEENSGSADGFGGEQWECRWLWRRTVGVQMALEENSGSADGFGGEQWECRWLWRRTVGVQMALEENSGSAGCFGGEQWECRWLWRRTVGVPVALEENSGSADGFGGEQWECRWLWRRTVGVQVALEENSGSAGGFGGEQWECRWLWRRTVGVQMALEENSGSADGFGGEQWECRWLWRRAYSLYSLGTLLLGSGQSVVFHS
- the LOC118385082 gene encoding uncharacterized protein LOC118385082 isoform X34 gives rise to the protein MAAVVENVVKLLGEQCYRDAMEQCHNYNARLCAERSVRMPFLDSQTGVAQSNCYIWMEKRHRGPGVAPGQLYTYPSRRWRKKQRALPPEDPRLVFPPLKSELDLGFKKDALSSSDGSSLEALLKGEPLDKRGPPELHGPEEESSLADYTCGEVTPAARVRKRVLEPDDFLDDLEDEDYEEDTPKRRGKGKGKGRGVSSAKKKLDAAAAALEDKDKPYSCDSESQQGFGGEQWECRWLWRRTVGVQMALEENSGSADGFGGEQWECRWLWRRTVGVPMALEENSGSADGFGGEQWECRWLWRRTVGVQMALEENSGSADGFGGEQWECRWLWRRTVGVQMALEENSGSADGFGGEQWECRWLWRRTVGVQMALEENSGSADGFGGEQWECRWLWRRTVGVQMALEENSGSADGFGGEQWECRWLWRRTVGVQMALEENSGSADGFGGEQWECRWLWRRTVGVQMALEENSGSAGCFGGEQWECRWLWRRTVGVPVALEENSGSADGFGGEQWECRWLWRRTVGVQVALEENSGSAGGFGGEQWECRWLWRRTVGVQMALEENSGSADGFGGGPTLFTP